In Polaromonas sp. JS666, one genomic interval encodes:
- a CDS encoding ABC transporter ATP-binding protein gives MTTAKEVLLEKDGVLLEAKGLSAWYGAAQILFDVSLDVRRGEVVALMGRNGAGKSTTLKALIGMLDKRRGSVSFLGRDISKSEPHHAARMGLGFVPEDRRIFTDLTVTENLEVGRQAPRRWPDGSEAPVWTPERLFKLFPNLGEMPGRPGGRMSGGEQQMLTVARTLMGNPYLVLLDEPSEGVAPVIVEQMVHMILELKAQGVSILLSEQNMHFAELVSDRAYVLEKGQIRYEGAMADLAGNDEVRRAYLSV, from the coding sequence ATGACCACTGCGAAAGAAGTTTTACTGGAGAAAGATGGGGTTTTGCTGGAGGCAAAGGGCTTGTCGGCCTGGTATGGTGCGGCCCAAATCCTGTTTGACGTGAGTCTCGATGTCCGGCGCGGCGAGGTGGTCGCCCTGATGGGGCGCAATGGCGCCGGAAAATCCACGACGCTGAAGGCCCTGATCGGGATGCTCGACAAGCGGCGCGGCAGTGTGTCATTTTTAGGCCGCGATATCTCAAAGAGTGAACCGCATCATGCGGCCCGCATGGGACTCGGCTTTGTACCGGAAGACCGGCGCATCTTCACCGACCTGACGGTGACGGAAAACCTCGAAGTGGGGCGACAGGCGCCTCGCCGCTGGCCCGACGGCAGCGAAGCACCTGTCTGGACGCCAGAGCGTCTTTTCAAGCTCTTTCCCAACCTGGGCGAGATGCCGGGCCGGCCGGGTGGCCGCATGAGCGGTGGCGAGCAGCAGATGCTGACGGTGGCGCGCACCCTGATGGGCAACCCTTACCTGGTATTGCTCGACGAGCCGTCTGAAGGCGTAGCGCCGGTGATCGTCGAGCAAATGGTGCACATGATTCTGGAGTTGAAGGCCCAGGGCGTCAGCATTTTGCTGTCCGAACAGAACATGCATTTTGCGGAACTGGTGTCCGACCGCGCCTATGTGCTGGAAAAAGGGCAAATCCGCTATGAGGGCGCCATGGCCGATCTCGCGGGCAATGACGAGGTGCGCCGCGCCTACCTCAGCGTCTAA
- a CDS encoding ABC transporter ATP-binding protein, giving the protein MSLLKVSSLGKSFGGVKAVDGISFELAAGELLALIGPNGAGKSTTFNMVNGQLRADAGSIQLDSQELVGLAPRDIWRRGVSRTFQIAETFSSLTVVENVQMALLSSDHKLFSMWRRAADHKRDQALLLLEQVNMKAQADRPCSVLAYGDVKRVELAMAMANDPKLLLMDEPTAGMASRERNDLMALTKQLVIDRGMAVLFTEHSMDVVFAYADRMIVLARGRLIAEGKPLKIRDHPKVQEVYFGSGKTFEKKIPEKEAA; this is encoded by the coding sequence ATGAGTTTGCTCAAAGTGTCTAGCCTGGGTAAATCGTTCGGCGGTGTCAAGGCGGTCGATGGCATCAGTTTTGAGCTGGCGGCGGGTGAACTGCTGGCCCTGATCGGGCCGAACGGTGCCGGCAAGTCAACGACCTTCAACATGGTGAACGGCCAGCTTCGCGCGGATGCCGGTTCCATCCAGCTGGACTCGCAGGAGCTGGTGGGCCTGGCACCCCGCGACATCTGGCGGCGCGGTGTTAGCCGGACTTTCCAGATCGCAGAGACGTTTTCATCGCTGACGGTGGTGGAAAACGTCCAGATGGCCTTGCTGTCGTCGGACCACAAGCTGTTTTCGATGTGGCGCCGGGCTGCCGACCACAAACGTGACCAGGCCCTCCTCCTGCTCGAGCAGGTCAATATGAAAGCCCAGGCCGACCGGCCTTGCAGCGTATTGGCTTATGGCGACGTCAAGCGCGTGGAGCTCGCCATGGCCATGGCCAACGATCCGAAGCTGCTGTTGATGGATGAGCCGACGGCAGGCATGGCGTCCAGGGAGCGCAACGATTTGATGGCTTTGACCAAGCAATTGGTCATCGATCGCGGCATGGCGGTGCTGTTTACCGAACACAGCATGGACGTGGTTTTCGCGTATGCCGATCGCATGATCGTGCTGGCGCGGGGCCGGCTGATTGCGGAAGGAAAACCCCTGAAAATCCGCGATCACCCCAAAGTCCAGGAAGTTTATTTTGGCAGCGGTAAAACGTTCGAGAAAAAAATTCCGGAAAAGGAAGCGGCGTGA
- a CDS encoding ABC transporter permease, translating to MSFSGFIVQLLNGLAGASSLFLVAAGLSLIFGVTRIVNFAHGSFFMVGIYVAYSLVATLGSTLGFWPALLLAALAVGVLGALVEVLLLRRIYHAPELFQLLATFALGLVIKDGVLWFWGAEELLGPRAPGLTGSVSILGRQFPSYDLFLIVAGPVVLGLLWLLLTKTRWGTLVRAATQDREMVSALGVNQAWLFTAVFALGALLAGLGGALQLPREPANLEMDLNIIGAAFVVVVVGGMGSLPGAYVAALLIAELKAICIWLGLVEIAGISISFSKLTLVVEFLVMAAVLVARPWGLFGKAQAASHHAGTAEEPLRPPERLYKYGGAALLALLILMPALTAQSPYVTVLLIDLLVAVLFAASLHFIMGPAGMHSFGHAAYFGLGAYGAALLVRSLNLPMEVALLVAPALAALGAFVYGWFCVRLSGVYLAMLTLAFAQITWAICYQWDAFTGGSNGLTGVWPAGWLADKRIYYYLTLVLVVGGVLLMHRMLYSPFGYAMRAARDSVLRSDAIGINVKRMQWVAFVMAGSFAGLAGALYAFSKGSISPESLHVGKSIDGLVMVLLGGVQTLLGPVVGAVTFTWLHDTVARNTDYWRAMLGAIILMLVLLFPQGIAGFVKQLVSNRRDAKKVQS from the coding sequence ATGAGCTTTTCAGGCTTTATCGTCCAGCTGCTCAACGGCCTTGCCGGTGCGTCGTCGCTGTTTCTGGTGGCGGCCGGGCTGTCGCTGATCTTTGGTGTCACGCGCATCGTCAATTTCGCGCATGGCTCGTTTTTCATGGTCGGCATTTATGTCGCCTATTCGCTGGTGGCCACCCTGGGCAGCACCCTGGGGTTCTGGCCGGCCTTGCTGCTCGCGGCCCTGGCCGTGGGCGTCCTCGGTGCGCTGGTGGAAGTCTTGCTGCTGCGCCGCATTTACCATGCACCGGAGCTGTTTCAGCTGCTCGCCACGTTTGCGCTCGGCCTGGTGATCAAGGACGGGGTGCTCTGGTTCTGGGGTGCGGAAGAACTGCTGGGCCCCAGGGCGCCCGGTTTGACCGGCTCGGTCTCCATTCTCGGACGGCAATTTCCCTCGTACGACCTGTTCCTGATCGTTGCCGGACCCGTCGTCCTCGGTTTGCTCTGGTTGCTGCTGACGAAAACCCGTTGGGGAACCCTGGTGCGTGCCGCCACCCAGGACCGGGAGATGGTGAGTGCGCTCGGGGTCAACCAGGCCTGGCTGTTCACCGCCGTCTTTGCGCTGGGTGCGCTTCTGGCCGGCCTGGGGGGGGCGCTGCAGCTTCCGCGCGAGCCTGCCAATCTGGAGATGGACCTGAACATCATAGGCGCCGCATTTGTGGTGGTGGTGGTCGGCGGCATGGGCTCCCTTCCGGGGGCGTATGTGGCGGCACTGCTGATCGCTGAACTCAAGGCCATCTGTATCTGGCTCGGCCTGGTTGAAATTGCCGGCATCAGCATTTCCTTTTCCAAGCTCACCCTGGTGGTGGAATTTCTGGTGATGGCCGCCGTGCTGGTCGCCCGGCCATGGGGCCTGTTCGGCAAAGCGCAGGCGGCTAGCCACCATGCCGGCACGGCCGAGGAGCCGCTGCGTCCGCCGGAACGCCTTTACAAGTACGGCGGCGCAGCCCTGTTGGCGCTGCTGATCCTGATGCCTGCGCTCACCGCGCAGTCGCCCTATGTCACCGTCCTGCTGATTGATTTGCTGGTTGCCGTGCTGTTTGCGGCCAGCCTGCATTTCATCATGGGGCCGGCCGGCATGCACTCGTTCGGGCATGCGGCCTACTTTGGCCTGGGTGCCTACGGTGCCGCGCTGCTGGTGCGCAGCCTGAACCTGCCGATGGAGGTGGCGCTGCTCGTCGCCCCTGCGCTGGCGGCGCTGGGTGCCTTCGTCTACGGCTGGTTCTGCGTCCGGCTGTCCGGCGTTTACCTGGCGATGCTGACCCTGGCATTTGCGCAAATTACCTGGGCGATCTGCTACCAATGGGATGCGTTCACCGGCGGCAGCAACGGGCTGACCGGCGTGTGGCCGGCCGGCTGGCTGGCGGACAAACGGATCTACTACTACCTGACCCTGGTGCTGGTGGTGGGCGGAGTACTTTTGATGCACAGGATGTTGTATTCACCCTTTGGCTACGCAATGCGCGCCGCGCGCGACTCCGTACTTCGGTCTGACGCGATTGGTATCAACGTCAAGCGCATGCAATGGGTGGCTTTTGTCATGGCGGGCTCTTTCGCGGGCCTGGCCGGCGCGCTCTACGCATTTTCAAAAGGCAGCATCTCCCCGGAAAGCCTGCACGTGGGCAAATCCATCGACGGTCTGGTGATGGTCCTGCTGGGCGGTGTGCAGACGCTGCTGGGCCCGGTGGTCGGCGCAGTCACCTTCACCTGGCTGCACGACACGGTGGCACGGAACACCGATTACTGGCGCGCCATGCTGGGGGCCATCATCCTGATGCTGGTGCTGCTGTTTCCCCAGGGTATCGCAGGCTTTGTCAAACAGCTGGTGTCGAATCGGCGCGATGCAAAAAAGGTGCAATCATGA
- a CDS encoding ABC transporter substrate-binding protein, with translation MQHKILSAVTCLGLMASLVTAQAQDVIKIGEINSYKAQPAFLEPYKKGMELAVEEINASGGVNGKKVQLIIRDDNANPGDAVRAAEELVSREKVDVLTGSFLSHIGLALTDFAKQKKFFFLAAEPLTDKIVWQNGNRYTFRLRTSTYMQVAMLVPEAAAMKKKRWAVVYPNYEYGQSAAATFKTLLKAAQPDVEFVAEQAPPLGKVDSGSVVQALADAKPDAIFNVLFGADLSKFVREGNTRGLFQGREVVSLLTGEPEYLDPLKDETPNGWVVTGYPWYGIQTPEHKAFFLAYHGKYKDYPRLGSVVGYSAIKSLAEGMKKARSTDTEKLIAAFSGLQVKTPFGPVVYRPEDHQSTMGIYVGRTKNEGGKGVMVDYRYMDGAKFQPGNAEVKKLRAAD, from the coding sequence ATGCAACACAAAATACTGAGCGCCGTGACCTGTCTTGGTCTGATGGCCTCGCTGGTGACCGCTCAGGCACAAGACGTCATCAAGATTGGCGAGATCAACAGCTACAAGGCCCAGCCGGCCTTTCTGGAGCCCTACAAGAAAGGCATGGAGCTGGCTGTCGAGGAAATCAACGCCTCCGGCGGCGTCAACGGCAAGAAGGTGCAGCTGATCATCCGGGACGACAACGCCAATCCGGGTGACGCGGTGCGTGCGGCCGAGGAACTTGTCTCACGTGAGAAGGTGGATGTGCTGACCGGCTCCTTCCTGTCCCACATTGGCCTGGCGCTGACGGACTTTGCCAAACAGAAGAAGTTTTTCTTCCTGGCCGCGGAACCGCTGACCGACAAAATTGTCTGGCAAAACGGCAACCGCTATACCTTCCGCCTGCGCACCTCGACTTATATGCAGGTGGCCATGCTGGTTCCGGAAGCTGCGGCAATGAAGAAAAAGCGCTGGGCGGTGGTGTACCCCAACTATGAGTACGGCCAGTCCGCAGCGGCCACCTTCAAAACGCTGCTGAAGGCGGCCCAGCCCGATGTGGAGTTCGTCGCCGAGCAGGCGCCACCCCTGGGCAAGGTCGATTCCGGCAGCGTGGTGCAGGCCCTCGCTGACGCCAAACCTGATGCCATCTTCAACGTGCTGTTTGGTGCCGATCTGTCGAAGTTCGTTCGCGAAGGCAACACCCGTGGCCTGTTCCAGGGCCGTGAAGTCGTGAGTCTGCTGACCGGCGAGCCCGAGTACCTTGATCCTCTGAAGGACGAAACGCCCAATGGCTGGGTCGTCACCGGTTACCCCTGGTACGGCATCCAGACGCCGGAGCACAAGGCATTCTTTCTGGCTTACCACGGGAAATACAAAGACTATCCCCGCCTGGGCTCCGTCGTTGGGTACAGCGCCATCAAGTCCCTGGCCGAAGGCATGAAAAAAGCCAGGTCGACCGACACGGAAAAGCTGATTGCAGCCTTCAGCGGCCTGCAGGTGAAAACGCCCTTCGGCCCTGTGGTTTACCGTCCGGAAGATCACCAGTCCACCATGGGCATCTATGTCGGGCGCACCAAAAACGAAGGGGGAAAAGGCGTGATGGTCGACTACCGCTACATGGACGGTGCGAAGTTTCAGCCTGGCAACGCAGAAGTGAAGAAGTTGCGCGCCGCTGACTAA
- a CDS encoding amino acid synthesis family protein, with protein sequence MTARIRKIIVQVDETRVEMGRAVDPPTRKALAMAVIDNPFAGTYTENLDELIAIGEELGGLLGQKCVQALGISPGQAHSYGKAAIVGEAGELEHAAAILHPRLGAPLRLAVEKGAALVPSSKKRGGLGTAIDVPLGHKDAAFVRSHFDAMEARVADAPRANEIVVAVVVTDSGRPLARVGGLQVHEIKGEDGLR encoded by the coding sequence ATGACAGCCAGGATTCGAAAAATCATTGTCCAGGTCGATGAGACCCGTGTCGAGATGGGCAGGGCCGTTGATCCGCCAACGCGCAAGGCGCTGGCCATGGCGGTGATCGACAACCCTTTCGCCGGGACTTACACGGAAAACCTTGACGAGTTGATCGCCATAGGCGAAGAGCTGGGTGGTCTGCTGGGGCAAAAGTGCGTGCAGGCCCTGGGTATCTCGCCTGGCCAGGCGCACAGTTATGGCAAGGCGGCGATTGTCGGCGAAGCCGGCGAGCTTGAGCATGCCGCTGCCATCCTGCATCCCAGGCTGGGTGCGCCGCTGCGTCTGGCGGTTGAAAAAGGAGCCGCATTGGTGCCTTCCAGCAAAAAGCGGGGTGGCCTCGGCACCGCGATCGACGTTCCGCTCGGGCATAAGGACGCGGCTTTTGTGCGCAGCCACTTCGATGCAATGGAGGCGCGCGTTGCCGATGCACCGCGTGCCAATGAAATTGTGGTCGCTGTCGTTGTGACAGACAGCGGCCGACCCCTTGCGCGCGTGGGCGGACTGCAGGTCCACGAAATCAAAGGTGAAGATGGACTCCGGTAA
- a CDS encoding amino acid synthesis family protein: MIDIRRIFTHVEQIQHEFGPVARTPLLRGAIAAVLTNPFAGRYEPDILPMMDELQPVGLEMAQRLRAAMDVPADRIEGYGKGAIVGAAGELEHGALWHVPGGYAMRELLGWKGDRNAYAKGQAEEKTGQPGNALSIVPSTKKVGGPGAALDVPLTHVNASYVRSHFDAIEVRVPGAPLPDEIVFILAMSTGPRIHARVGGLAASAISKWDGLR, translated from the coding sequence ATGATTGACATACGACGCATCTTTACGCACGTGGAGCAAATTCAGCACGAATTTGGTCCGGTGGCGCGAACGCCACTGCTGCGCGGGGCGATTGCCGCCGTGCTGACCAATCCGTTCGCCGGGCGCTATGAGCCTGACATCTTGCCGATGATGGATGAGCTTCAGCCCGTCGGTCTCGAGATGGCCCAGCGCCTGCGCGCGGCGATGGATGTGCCGGCGGACCGCATCGAGGGCTACGGAAAGGGTGCCATTGTGGGCGCGGCGGGAGAGCTTGAGCACGGTGCGCTCTGGCATGTGCCGGGGGGTTACGCGATGCGTGAGCTGCTGGGCTGGAAAGGTGACCGAAATGCCTATGCCAAGGGACAGGCCGAAGAAAAAACCGGGCAGCCCGGCAATGCGTTGTCTATCGTGCCGTCAACCAAAAAAGTGGGCGGACCAGGCGCTGCGCTGGATGTGCCGCTGACGCATGTCAACGCCAGTTACGTGCGCAGTCATTTCGATGCCATCGAAGTGCGTGTTCCGGGCGCACCCCTGCCGGACGAAATCGTCTTCATTCTTGCGATGAGCACAGGCCCCCGCATCCACGCGCGGGTGGGCGGGCTGGCTGCCAGCGCCATCAGCAAGTGGGACGGTTTGCGCTGA
- a CDS encoding UPF0280 family protein — protein MDAQRTQLADGRWHFQHGPMDIIIGASGSPASLEMAHADAWKRFTGILDELVQELAVLRRPVRGACPLRGPIARRMWHACQPYQSRFITPMAAVAGAVAQELVACYSKSGVTRAWINNGGDIALHLAPSQSVRIGLYANLARLDLDEIRDGIRTDGQFEVASVLPVRGVATSGWRGRSFSLGIADSVTVLARTASEADAAATVIANAVDVADARIVRRPACELKDDTDLGSIPVTVDVPPLEPTLVEQALRAGLRRAQELRAAGLIWSAALVCQDQITTTGNTALGLLENRRTDMQVGSVFA, from the coding sequence ATGGATGCCCAACGCACGCAACTGGCCGATGGCCGCTGGCATTTCCAGCATGGCCCGATGGACATCATCATTGGCGCCAGCGGCAGCCCGGCATCATTGGAAATGGCCCATGCCGATGCGTGGAAACGCTTCACCGGCATCCTCGATGAATTGGTGCAGGAGCTGGCTGTTCTGCGGCGCCCGGTGCGCGGCGCTTGCCCGCTGCGGGGCCCCATCGCCCGGCGCATGTGGCATGCATGCCAGCCGTACCAAAGCCGTTTCATCACCCCGATGGCGGCGGTTGCCGGCGCGGTCGCGCAAGAGCTCGTTGCGTGTTACTCAAAAAGCGGCGTGACGCGGGCATGGATCAACAACGGAGGCGACATCGCCTTGCACCTTGCGCCATCGCAGTCGGTGCGAATCGGTCTCTATGCCAATCTCGCCCGCCTGGATCTGGACGAAATTCGGGACGGCATCCGTACGGACGGTCAATTTGAGGTCGCCAGCGTGCTGCCGGTCCGCGGGGTCGCCACCAGCGGTTGGCGCGGCCGGAGTTTTTCACTGGGAATCGCCGACAGCGTCACGGTTCTGGCGCGCACGGCCTCCGAGGCCGATGCCGCTGCAACCGTCATTGCCAATGCCGTCGATGTGGCTGACGCGCGTATTGTGCGTCGACCCGCCTGCGAACTGAAGGACGACACCGACCTGGGCTCCATACCCGTCACGGTGGATGTTCCGCCGCTCGAGCCGACATTGGTGGAGCAGGCCTTGCGCGCGGGCCTGAGGCGGGCGCAGGAGTTGCGCGCCGCAGGGCTGATCTGGTCCGCCGCGCTGGTTTGCCAGGATCAGATAACGACCACAGGCAATACGGCCCTGGGATTGTTGGAAAACCGGCGAACCGACATGCAGGTTGGTTCGGTATTTGCTTAA
- the fdxA gene encoding ferredoxin FdxA, with protein sequence MTHVVTDACIKCKYTDCVDVCPVDCFREGPDFLVIDPDECIDCAVCIPECPVNAIYADTDTPGQFQPFLELNERLAKLWPTLSRRTAPLPTAEQWKDKTGKLASVNLDR encoded by the coding sequence ATGACCCATGTAGTAACTGATGCATGCATCAAATGCAAATACACCGATTGCGTGGATGTCTGTCCGGTGGACTGCTTCAGGGAAGGTCCCGACTTTCTGGTGATTGATCCGGACGAATGCATTGACTGCGCCGTCTGCATTCCGGAGTGTCCTGTCAATGCCATCTATGCGGACACGGACACACCCGGACAGTTCCAACCCTTTTTAGAACTTAACGAACGCCTGGCCAAGCTGTGGCCCACCCTCTCCAGGCGCACCGCGCCCCTGCCGACGGCGGAGCAATGGAAAGACAAAACCGGTAAGCTGGCGAGCGTCAATCTCGATCGCTGA
- a CDS encoding ferredoxin--NADP reductase, with the protein MSAFNEETVLSVHHWTDKLFTFTTTRDKSLRFSNGHFTMIGLRVNDKPLLRAYSIVSPNHEEHLEFLSIKVAEGPLTSRLQHIKVGDAIIVGRKPTGTLVIDYLLPGKRLYLLSTGTGLAPFMSIIRDPATYEQFEQIVLVHGVRQADELAYHDLVVEHLPQHEFLGDLVSQQLLYYPTVTREAYRNMGRVTDLIESGKMLADLKLPALDPAHDRVMICGSPGMLRDLKHMLEKNGFHEGNTSRPGDFVIERAFAEQ; encoded by the coding sequence ATGAGCGCATTTAACGAAGAAACCGTCCTGTCCGTCCACCATTGGACCGACAAGCTGTTTACCTTCACCACCACCCGCGATAAATCCTTGCGCTTCAGCAACGGCCACTTCACGATGATAGGCCTGCGGGTCAACGACAAGCCGCTGCTGCGTGCTTACAGCATCGTGAGCCCGAACCACGAGGAGCATCTTGAGTTTCTCAGCATCAAGGTGGCCGAAGGCCCCTTGACATCGCGGCTTCAGCATATCAAGGTCGGCGACGCTATCATCGTGGGCCGCAAACCTACCGGCACGCTGGTCATTGACTATCTGCTTCCGGGCAAGCGGCTGTATCTGCTCTCAACCGGAACCGGCCTGGCCCCCTTCATGAGCATCATCCGCGACCCGGCGACCTACGAACAGTTCGAGCAGATTGTTCTTGTGCATGGCGTGCGCCAGGCCGACGAGCTGGCGTACCACGACCTGGTCGTTGAGCACTTGCCGCAGCACGAATTTCTCGGGGATCTGGTGTCCCAGCAGCTTCTTTACTACCCCACCGTGACGCGGGAAGCCTACCGGAACATGGGCCGTGTCACCGACTTGATAGAAAGCGGCAAGATGCTTGCCGACCTGAAACTGCCGGCGCTGGATCCGGCGCATGACCGCGTCATGATTTGCGGCAGTCCGGGCATGCTCAGGGACCTGAAACACATGCTGGAGAAAAACGGCTTCCACGAGGGCAACACCTCCAGGCCCGGCGACTTTGTCATTGAGCGCGCTTTTGCCGAGCAATGA